Proteins encoded together in one Thamnophis elegans isolate rThaEle1 chromosome 10, rThaEle1.pri, whole genome shotgun sequence window:
- the ACSL5 gene encoding long-chain-fatty-acid--CoA ligase 5 has translation MIWILQLLFSPLPTPALIGLITFGTTIFLWLITKPKPIVMPVDLNNQSIGTEGGGRRSTLIPEGELLSYYFEDAKTLYEGFKRGRSVSENGSCLGYRKPKQPYQWLSYQQVLDRAEYLGSGLLYKGCKPSSDQFIGIFSQNRPECIISELACYTYSMVVVPLYDTLGAEATVYIVNKADISTVICDKPEKADAILENCKEGKMPVLKTIILMDPFDGSLKEKGVTLGIEVVSFQAVEALGKDNYSRPVPPKPDDLCVVCFTSGTTGNPKGALLTHGNIVANSASFLKIIEKSADFDSSDVTISYLPLAHMFERVVQTTVYSIGGKVGFFQGDIKLLVDDMKALKPTLFPVVPRLLNRMYDKIQSGTQTRFKRLLLNVALNRKLAEVKQGIVRNNSIWDKLVFGKVQEVTGGKLKAMVTGAAPISPPILQFFRGVFGCHIVEAYGQTECTAGCTVTMPGDWKAGHVGPPLPCNIIKLEDVPEMNYFASNNEGEVCIKGTNVFKGYLKDPEKTAEALDKDGWLHTGDIGKWLPNKALKIIDRKKNIFKLSQGEYVAPEKIENIYIRSSSVAQVFVHGDSLQSFLVGIVVPDEETLPAFAENLGVKGSYEDLCKNSVVKNAILKEMNNLGKEAGLKTFEQVKYIYLHPELFSVQNGLLTPTLKSRRSDLVKHFRSQIDALYASDM, from the exons ATGATTTGGATACTTCAACTCTTATTTTCACCACTCCCTACTCCTGCTTTGATTGGTCTTATTACTTTTGGAACAACAATTTTTCTATGGTTGATAACAAAACCCAAACCAATTGTAATGCCTGTTGACCTCAACAATCAATCTATTGGCACTGAG GGAGGAGGTAGAAGAAGTACACTTATTCCTGAAGGAGAGCTTCTGTCTTATTACTTTGAGGATGCAAAAACTTTATATGAAGGATTCAAAAGAGGACGTTCTGTATCAG aaaATGGTTCTTGCTTAGGATATCGAAAACCAAAGCAACCATACCAGTGGCTATCTTATCAGCAG GTCCTGGACAGAGCTGAATATTTGGGATCAGGCCTTTTGTACAAAGGATGTAAACCTTCATCGGATCAATTCATTGGCATCTTTTCTCAGAATAGGCCAGAG TGTATCATCTCAGAGCTTGCCTGCTACACTTACTCAATGGTAGTAGTTCCCCTTTATGATACTTTGGGTGCAGAAGCAACTGTGTACATTGTCAATAAAG CTGACATCTCAACAGTGATTTGTGATAAACCCGAAAAAGCAGACGCAATACTGGAGAACTGCAAGGAAGGGAAAATGCCAGTACTAAAGACAATTATTCTGATGGATCCTTTTGATGGCAGCCTAAAAGAAAAAGGAGTTACATTGGGAATTGAAGTAGTTTCTTTTCAAGCAGTTGAG GCACTAGGAAAAGACAATTATAGCAGACCAGTT CCTCCCAAACCAGATGATCTTTGTGTTGTTTGTTTCACAAGTGGCACAACAG GTAACCCTAAAGGAGCTTTGTTAACACATGGAAATATTGTTGCAAATTCTGCTTCCTTCCTGAAGATCATAGAA aaAAGTGCTGATTTTGATTCATCAGATGTAACCATATCATACCTTCCTCTAGCTCATATGTTTGAAAGAGTAGTGCAG ACTACAGTGTACAGCATTGGAGGAAAAGTGGGATTCTTCCAAGGTGATATAAAACTTCTTGTAGATGACATGAAAGCACTGAAGCCAACACTATTTCCAGTAGTGCCCCGGCTGCTCAATAGGATGTATGACAAG ATTCAAAGTGGTACCCAAACAAGATTCAAGCGACTACTGCTAAATGTTGCTCTAAACAGAAAACTTGCTGAAGTGAAGCAGGGCATTGTCCGAAACAATAGCATATGGGACAAACTAGTATTTGGCAAAGTTCAG GAAGTGACAGGTGGAAAGCTGAAAGCAATGGTAACTGGTGCTGCTCCAATATCTCCGCCTATCCTACAGTTCTTCAGAGGAGTCTTTGGCTGTCAT ATTGTAGAGGCATATGGTCAAACAGAATGCACAGCTGGCTGCACAGTCACAATGCCTGGAGATTGGAAAGCAG GTCATGTTGGACCTCCTCTACCCTGCAACATCATTAAATTGGAAGATGTCCCAGAAATGAATTATTTTGCATCAAATAATGAAGGGGAA GTGTGTATTAAAGGGACAAATGTATTCAAAGGTTATCTGAAAGATCCTGAGAAAACAGCAGAAGCACTAGATAAGGATGGATGGCTTCATACTGGAGATATTGGAAAATGGTTGCCG AATAAAGCATTGAAGATAATTGACAGAAAGAAGAATATCTTCAAATTATCCCAAGGAGAATATGTTGCACCCGAAAAGATTGAAAACATCTACATCAGAAGTTCTTCTGTAGCACAAGTCTTTGTGCATGGAGATAGCCTTCAG TCTTTCTTGGTGGGTATAGTAGTTCCTGATGAAGAAACTCTTCCAGCATTTGCAGAAAACCTGGGAGTAAAAGGTTCATATGAAGATCTTTGCAAAAATTCA GTAGTGAAAAATGCTATATTGAAGGAAATGAACAATTTGGGAAAAGAAGCTGGCCTTAAGACCTTTGAACAA GTGAAATACATCTACCTTCATCCAGAACTGTTTTCAGTTCAAAATGGACTCTTAACCCCAACACTGAAATCAAGAAGATCAGATCTCGTCAAACACTTCAGGAGTCAAATTGATGCTCTTTATGCTTCTGACATGTAA
- the ZDHHC6 gene encoding palmitoyltransferase ZDHHC6 isoform X2, with the protein MGMFCSIIRFENLYELKRLCHWGPIIALSVIAICSVMAIIDAVLWYWPLDTTGGSINFIMLINWTIMILYNYFNAMFVGPGYVPIGWKPENSQDSMYLQYCKICQSYKAPRSHHCRKCNRCVMKMDHHCPWINNCCGFQNHASFTLFLLLAPLGCIHAAFIFVMTMYTQLYNRVSFGWSSVKIDMSAVRRDPRPIIPFELSAFAASLFALGLALGTTLAVGMLFVIQMKIILRNKTSIELWIEEKAKDRIQYYQTKEVFVFPYDLGSKWDNFKQVFTWSGNPEGDGLEWPIREGCHQYSLTIEQLKQKADKRVRSVRYQALEDYNGVFCPVTKGVRTFCTTPCTEEPRIVLHKGDHILATRGLKWGENQRLVPKKMCGKMPI; encoded by the exons ATGGGGATGTTTTGTTCAATCATTAGATTTGAAAATCTCTATGAACTGAAAAGACTATGCCACTGGGGACCAATCATAGCACTTAGTGTAATAGCAATATGTTCTGTCATGGCTATCATTGATGCAGTCCTGTGGTACTGGCCTTTGGATACGACAGGAGGAAGTATTAATTTCATCATGCTCATCAATTGGACTATTATGATCCTTTATAACTACTTCAATGCCATGTTTGTTGGCCCTGGATATGTTCCTATTGGATGGAAACCA GAAAACTCTCAGGACTCCATGTATCTTCAATACTGTAAAATATGCCAATCTTACAAAGCACCACGTTCACATCACTGCCGAAAATGTAACAG GTGTGTAATGAAGATGGACCACCACTGTCCATGGATTAATAACTGCTGTGGATTTCAGAATCATGCCTCATTTACACTCTTTCTTCTGCTAGCCCCTCTGGGCTGTATCCATGCTGCTTTTATTTTTGTCATGACCATGTATACTCAGCTTTATAACAGG gTCTCCTTTGGCTGGAGTTCTGTGAAAATTGATATGAGTGCAGTCAGGAGGGATCCCCGGCCAATCATTCCTTTTGAGTTGTCTGCATTTGCTGCCTCGTTATTTGCCCTGGGACTGGCATTAGGTACTACACTAGCAGTTGGAATGTTGTTTGTTATCCAG ATGAAAATAATCTTAAGGAATAAAACTTCAATAGAATTATGGATTGAAGAAAAG GCCAAAGATCGCATTCAGTATTATCAAACAAAAGAAGTCTTTGTATTTCCTTATGACCTGGGAAGCAAATGGGATAACTTCAAGCAAGTCTTTACATGGTCTGGAAATCCAGAAGGAGATGGCTTGGAATGGCCTATAAGAGAAGGCTGCCATCAATACAGTTTAACA ATTGAACAGTTAAAACAGAAAGCTGACAAGAGAGTGAGAAGT GTACGGTATCAAGCATTAGAAGACTATAATGGGGTCTTTTGCCCTGTTACGAAAGGTGTGAGGACTTTCTGTACGACTCCATGCACGGAAGAACCTAGAATTGTCCTTCACAAGGGAGATCACATTTTAGCCACCCGAGGACTGAA ATGGGGAGAGAATCAGAGGTTGGTTCCCAAGAAAATGTGTGGAAAAATGCCTATATGA
- the ZDHHC6 gene encoding palmitoyltransferase ZDHHC6 isoform X1 produces the protein MGMFCSIIRFENLYELKRLCHWGPIIALSVIAICSVMAIIDAVLWYWPLDTTGGSINFIMLINWTIMILYNYFNAMFVGPGYVPIGWKPENSQDSMYLQYCKICQSYKAPRSHHCRKCNRCVMKMDHHCPWINNCCGFQNHASFTLFLLLAPLGCIHAAFIFVMTMYTQLYNRVSFGWSSVKIDMSAVRRDPRPIIPFELSAFAASLFALGLALGTTLAVGMLFVIQMKIILRNKTSIELWIEEKAKDRIQYYQTKEVFVFPYDLGSKWDNFKQVFTWSGNPEGDGLEWPIREGCHQYSLTIEQLKQKADKRVRSVRYQALEDYNGVFCPVTKGVRTFCTTPCTEEPRIVLHKGDHILATRGLKHWMYGDKITDLPTNDGERIRGWFPRKCVEKCLYDSESDQPLDGEKKAR, from the exons ATGGGGATGTTTTGTTCAATCATTAGATTTGAAAATCTCTATGAACTGAAAAGACTATGCCACTGGGGACCAATCATAGCACTTAGTGTAATAGCAATATGTTCTGTCATGGCTATCATTGATGCAGTCCTGTGGTACTGGCCTTTGGATACGACAGGAGGAAGTATTAATTTCATCATGCTCATCAATTGGACTATTATGATCCTTTATAACTACTTCAATGCCATGTTTGTTGGCCCTGGATATGTTCCTATTGGATGGAAACCA GAAAACTCTCAGGACTCCATGTATCTTCAATACTGTAAAATATGCCAATCTTACAAAGCACCACGTTCACATCACTGCCGAAAATGTAACAG GTGTGTAATGAAGATGGACCACCACTGTCCATGGATTAATAACTGCTGTGGATTTCAGAATCATGCCTCATTTACACTCTTTCTTCTGCTAGCCCCTCTGGGCTGTATCCATGCTGCTTTTATTTTTGTCATGACCATGTATACTCAGCTTTATAACAGG gTCTCCTTTGGCTGGAGTTCTGTGAAAATTGATATGAGTGCAGTCAGGAGGGATCCCCGGCCAATCATTCCTTTTGAGTTGTCTGCATTTGCTGCCTCGTTATTTGCCCTGGGACTGGCATTAGGTACTACACTAGCAGTTGGAATGTTGTTTGTTATCCAG ATGAAAATAATCTTAAGGAATAAAACTTCAATAGAATTATGGATTGAAGAAAAG GCCAAAGATCGCATTCAGTATTATCAAACAAAAGAAGTCTTTGTATTTCCTTATGACCTGGGAAGCAAATGGGATAACTTCAAGCAAGTCTTTACATGGTCTGGAAATCCAGAAGGAGATGGCTTGGAATGGCCTATAAGAGAAGGCTGCCATCAATACAGTTTAACA ATTGAACAGTTAAAACAGAAAGCTGACAAGAGAGTGAGAAGT GTACGGTATCAAGCATTAGAAGACTATAATGGGGTCTTTTGCCCTGTTACGAAAGGTGTGAGGACTTTCTGTACGACTCCATGCACGGAAGAACCTAGAATTGTCCTTCACAAGGGAGATCACATTTTAGCCACCCGAGGACTGAA gcactGGATGTATGGCGACAAAATTACTGACCTGCCAACAAATG ATGGGGAGAGAATCAGAGGTTGGTTCCCAAGAAAATGTGTGGAAAAATGCCTATATGATTCTGAATCAGATCAGCCATtggatggagaaaagaaagcaagataA